The nucleotide sequence GTGCGCGCTTCGACAAAGTCGTAGGACCAGACGTGATCGCGGTGCTCCGCTCGCAGTCGCAGGCACGAGCCGTCCCCATCCCAGATGCGGCCACGCTTGGGCTGCCTGGCCGGGACCTTCAGCCCCTCGCGCCGCCAGATCCGCTCCACCCGCTTGTCGTTGACCCGCCAGCCGGCCGCCTTCAGCAAGGCGCTGATCTTCCAATAGCCGTAGCGGCCGTGCTTCTCGGCCAACGCGACGAGGTCGCTGGTCAACGCGGCTTCGTCGTCTCTGCCCCGCGGCACCTTACGCTGTGTCGAGCGGTGCTGCCCGAGCGCCCGGCAGGCGCGGCGCTCGGATAGGTCAAACCGCGCCATCCAGGTTCCTCCTGCTCAGAGGGCTAACGATGCTGCGGCTCAACCGTGCCAGCCATTATGGTTTCGCGACCAAGCTCGGCTTCAAACCCCGTTTCTCAGACAACCTCCTAGCCCTGAGCAAACAGCACGTCCGCATGACGGGCTTGGCGAACGCACCCTTGGACTTGCATCGTTTCGTTCCCTCCCATACGTCCTCGTTTCCTTAGTGCGTGTCAATTATGCAACATATAGGCAATTGGGTCATATAAATCCAGCAAGCGCGCATTATGAGAAATAAACATATGATGGCGAGCCAGTCCCTTGCTCAGGAATGTATCCTCGATGGTGCATGCGATACATAAGCACCCGAAATAGGGTTGTGCTTTGACCTAGCCGTCTTATACGGTCTACTGGTGGAACTAGGGCAGCAAGAGAAGAGCACGGGCCTCGGATGCATGTGATCGAAACCGAGATCCCGGCGGTCAAGCGGGTGATCCCGAAGCGCCATGGAGACGACCGCGGCTGGTTCTCGGAAGTCTACCGCGCCGACGTGCTGACCGAGCGCGGCATCACCAACACCTTCATCCAGGACAACCAGTCCTTCTCGGCACCCGCTTGGACCATCCGCGGCCTACACTTCCAGATCGCACCCAACGCCCAGGCGAAGCTGATCCGGGTGCTGGCCGGCGCGATCCTCGATTTGGCCGTCGATCTCCGCTCCGACTCACCCACCTACGGCTGCCACGTTGGGGTGCGGCTCGATGCGGCGGGCGGAGAGCAGCTGTTTGTGCCCGCCGGCTTCGCCCACGGCTTTTGCACTCTGGAGCCGAACACCATGGTGGCCTACAAGGTCGATGCCTATTACAGCCCGGCGGATGACCGGAACCTGCGGTGGAACGATCCGGCCATCGGCATCGAATGGCCGGTGGCGGACGCCGACGCGATCCTCTCGGGCAAGGACAAGGCCGCGCCCCTCCTGGCCGATCTCGGGCGAGTGTTCTGATCCCGGGCCCCGGAGCGGATCTGCCGAAAGGATCGGACCCGATCCGAGATCGGACCGGGGCGTCCCCGCATCCGCGCCGCGGACATGAATCGACGGAGTTGAGAGCGATGCGCATTCTGGTGACGGGCGGCTGCGGCTTCATCGGCTCGGCCCTCGTGCTGCATCTGGTGCAGGATCTCGGCCACGAGGTGCTCACCCTTGATGCGCTCACCTACGCCGCCAACCCGATCTCGCTGCAGCCCCTGGCGGACGATCCCCGCCACCGCCTGGAGCAGGCCGACATCTGTGATCCGGCCCGCGTCCACGCCCTCTACGCCGCGTTCCGGCCCGATGCGGTGATGCATCTGGCCGCCGAGAGCCATGTCGACCGCTCGATCACCGATCCGGGGGCCTTCGTGCGCACCAACGTCATCGGCACCCAGGTGATGCTCGACGGCGCCCGCACCCATTGGGAGAGCCTCGACGGCGAAGCCAAGGCGAAGTTCCGCTTCCTCCACGTCTCGACCGACGAGGTCTACGGCTCGCTGCCGCCGGACGCCTTCTTCACCGAGGAGAGCCGCTACGATCCGCGCTCGCCCTATTCCGCCTCGAAGGCGGCCTCCGACCACCTCGCCCGGGCCTGGCACGAGACCTACGGCCTGCCGGTGCTGGTGACGAACTGCTCGAACAATTACGGGCCGCGCCACTTCCCGGAGAAGCTGATCCCGCTGATGATCCTGGCGGCGCTCGCGGGCAAGCCGCTGCCGGTCTACGGCGACGGCCTGAACGAGCGCGACTGGATCCATGTCGAGGACCATGCCCGCGGCCTCGTCGCGGTGCTGGAGCGCGGCCGGGTCGGCGAGACCTACCTGCTCGGCGGGCGCTCGGTTCGCAACAACCTCGAAGTGGTGAAGGCGCTCTGTGCCGCCTTCGACCGGCTCAAACCCGAGAACGGTCCGCACGAGCGCCTGATCACTTTTGTGGCCGACCGGCCCGGCCACGACCGGCGCTATGCCATCGATC is from Methylorubrum sp. B1-46 and encodes:
- the rfbB gene encoding dTDP-glucose 4,6-dehydratase, giving the protein MRILVTGGCGFIGSALVLHLVQDLGHEVLTLDALTYAANPISLQPLADDPRHRLEQADICDPARVHALYAAFRPDAVMHLAAESHVDRSITDPGAFVRTNVIGTQVMLDGARTHWESLDGEAKAKFRFLHVSTDEVYGSLPPDAFFTEESRYDPRSPYSASKAASDHLARAWHETYGLPVLVTNCSNNYGPRHFPEKLIPLMILAALAGKPLPVYGDGLNERDWIHVEDHARGLVAVLERGRVGETYLLGGRSVRNNLEVVKALCAAFDRLKPENGPHERLITFVADRPGHDRRYAIDPSKAEREVGWQPTKVFEQALEETVRWYLDNEAWWRPIREGRYSGERLGLAGKGGLAGKSA
- the rfbC gene encoding dTDP-4-dehydrorhamnose 3,5-epimerase is translated as MHVIETEIPAVKRVIPKRHGDDRGWFSEVYRADVLTERGITNTFIQDNQSFSAPAWTIRGLHFQIAPNAQAKLIRVLAGAILDLAVDLRSDSPTYGCHVGVRLDAAGGEQLFVPAGFAHGFCTLEPNTMVAYKVDAYYSPADDRNLRWNDPAIGIEWPVADADAILSGKDKAAPLLADLGRVF